DNA from Kitasatospora acidiphila:
CCCCACCCGCGAACCAGCACCAACCCCGAACCACCGCACATGACCCGCCACCTGGTGCGCCACACCCGCATGCGACACCAGCACACCCTTCGGGCGACCCGTCGACCCCGACGTGTAGATCACATACGCCGGATGCGCCGCGAGCAACGGCGACCGACGCTCCGCATCCACCACCCCCACACCCGACAACCCGGCCAGCGCCTCCCGGGTCTCCGGCGCATCCAGCACCACCACCGGCACCGACCCCGCCAGCACCCCGGCCGTAGCCCGGCTCGCAACGGCCAGCACCGAAGCGGCGTCCTGCACCATGTACGCGATCCGGTCCGCCGGATACCCCGGATCCACCGGCATGTACGCGCCGCCCGCCTTCACCACCGCGAGCAACGAGACCATCAGGTCCACACCGCGCTCCAAACACACCGCCACCACCGACTCCGGGCCGACTCCGCGGTCGATCAGCAGTCGTGCCAGCCGGTTCGCCCGCGCATCCAACTCCCCGTACGACACCTCGACACCATCAGCCACCACCGCCACCGCATCTGGAGCCAGCCCACCCGAGCCTCGAACAGCCCCGGCAAGGTCGACGACGCCACCTCGACCGCCGTCTCGTTCCACTCCTCCAGGAGCAGCTGCCGCTCCACCTCACCCAGCACATCCACCGCCGCCGGACGCGTCTGCGGTGCCTTGCAGACCGTCTCCAGGACGCGGACCAGCCACTGCGCCATCCGCTCGACCGTATCCGCGTCGAACAGGTCAGCGGCCCCGACCAACACCCCGCGCAACCCCGCCGGCCTGCCCTGCGCGTCGAAGACCTCACCAAGACTCACGTCCAGGTCGAACTTCACCGCCGGTGCGCCCGCGGCAAGCGCCCCGGGCTGCAAGCCGGGCAGCTCCAGAGCCGCCGACGCCGTGTTCTGCAGGGTGAGCATGACCTGGAACAGCGGGTGGCGTGCCATCGACCGGGTCGGGGAGAGCTCCTCCACCAGCTTCTCGAACGGCACGTCCTGGTGCTCGAACGCACTCAGACCGGTCTCCCGGACCCGGTCGACGAGCTCCTCGAAGGTCGGGTCGCCGGACAGGTCGGTCCGCAACACGAGCGTGTTGACGAAGAACCCGACCAGCTCGTCGAGCGCCTCGTCCGTGCGCCCGGCGACCGGCGACCCGATCGGAATGTCCGTGCCCGCGCCCAGACGGTTCAGCATCACCGCCAACGCCGCCTGCAGCACCATGAACAGGGTCGCCCCCCGCTCCCGGGCCAGCGCAGCCAACCCCCGGTGCGTCTCGGCGGAAACACGCAGCTCCACGCTCTCGCCACGGTGCGAGGCCGTCGCCGAGCGCCGGCGGTCCACCGGCAGCTCCAACTCCTCTGGCACCCCGGCCAACGCCTCACGCCAGTACGCCACCTGCCCGGACAGCACACTGTCCGGATCGTCCTCACTCCCGAGCACATCCCGCTGCCACAACGCGTAGTCCGCGTACTGCACCGGCAACGGCTCCCATTCGGGCACCCGGCCCGTGGCCCGCGCCGCGTACGCCACCGACAGGTCCCGCGCCAACGGCGCCGTCGACGAGCCGTCGGCCGCCACGTGGTGCACCAGCAACACCAGCACATGGTCCGCCTGGCCAACTCCCAGCAACGTCGCCCGAAGAGGGATCTCCGAGGTCAGGTCGAACGCATGACCGACCGCCTCCGCCACCGCCACATCCAGCTCCTGCGGCGCCACCTCGACCAGCGACACCTCGAAGCCGCACTCCTCCACCGCCAGTACCCGCTGGAACGGCTCACCGTCCACCACCGGGAACACCGTGCGCAGCACCTCGTGCCGGCCCACCACGTCCCGCAGCGCTTCCGCCAGGGCGTCCCGGTCCAGCTCGCCTGTCAGCCGCAGCGCCATCGGAATGTTGTAGGTCGCACTCGGACCCTCCAACTGCCCCAGGAACCACAGCCGACGCTGCGCGAACGACAGCGGCACCCGCTCCGGACGCTCCACCGGCACCAACGCCGCCCGGCCCGCTCCGGCCCCACCCAGCCACGCCGCAACCGCGGCAGGAGTCGACCGCTCGAACAGCACCCGCAACGGCAACTCCACACCCAGCACCGCACGCACCCGGCTCACCAACCGCATCGCCAGCAGCGAATGACCACCCAGCTCGAAGAAGCCGTCGTCGACACCGACCCGCTCCAAGCCCAGCACCTGCGCGAACGCCTGGCACAAGAGCTCTTCCTGCACCGTCGCCGGCGCCCGACCAGCACCGGCCGCGTACTCCGGTGCGGGCAGGGCCTTGCGGTCCAGCTTGCCGTTCACCGTCAGCGGGAGTGCATCGAGCGGCACCAGCACCGCCGGGACCGCGTACTCCGGCAGCTCCGCCGCCAACTGCGCGCGAACCTCGCTGAGTTCCAGCTCCGGAGCAGCAACGACGTACCCGACGAGGCGCTTGTCACCCGGCACGTCCTCACGCACGACCACCGCCGCCTGCGCCACCAAAGGCTGCGCCAGCAGCGCGGCCTCGATCTCACCCGGCTCGATCCGGAAACCGCGCAGCTTCACCTGCTGATCAGCCCGGGCGACGTACTCCAGCTCGCCGTCGGCGTTCCACCGCGCCAGGTCACCGGTGCGGTACAGCCGGCCCCCCGCCGGCCCGTACGGGTCGGCGACGAACCGCTCGGCCGTCAGCCCCGGGCGCGCCACGTACCCGCGCGCCAACCCCGCACCCGCCACATACAGCTCACCGGCCACACCCACTGGCACCGGGCGCAGCGCGGCGTCCAGCACGTAGGCGCGCATGTTGTCGAGCGGGCGTCCGATCGGCAGCGCGCCCTCGCCGTCCACCGCGGTGTGCGTGGCGGCGAACGTGGTGGTTTCGGTCGGCCCGTATCCGTTCACCACCACGATGTCCGGGCAGGCCGCCCGCACCCGGGCCACGGCCACCGGCGACAGCACGTCACCACCGGCCCACACCTCCCGAACCCCGGCCAGACACTCCGGGTCCTCCTCCGCCACCAGGGCGAACAGCCCCGCCGTCAGCCACAGCGCCGTGACCCCGAACGAGGAGACCACCTCGGCGAGCGAGACCGCCGTGACATCACCGGCCGGCATCACCACGATCTGACGCCCCGTCAGCAGCGGGACCCACAGCTCCATCGTCGACGCGTCGAAGGAGTGCGGCGAATGCAGCAGCACCCGCTCCATCCCCACACCCGCGAACCGCCGGTCCAACGCCAGCGCCGCCACATCGGCATGCGTCACCGCCACACCCTTCGCCCGACCCGTCGAGCCGGAGGTGTACATCACATAAGCCAACCGCTCCGCATCACAGGAAATCTCCAGCGGCTCCGCGGCACCCGCGCCGGAAACCTCCAGCACCGCCAGACCCAGCTCGCCCGCCTGACCCCGCAACTCGGCATCGGTGACAACGACCGAGACACCCGTCTCCCCCACGATCATCCGACGATGCGCCAGCGGATACCGGACATCCAGCGGCACGTAGAAACCACCCGCCTTCACCACCGCCAGCAACGCCACCACCAACTCCACCGACCGCTCCATCAGCACCGCAACACCGCACTCCGCACCCACACCGACCTCAACCAGCCGCCGCGCCACCGCATTGGCGCGCGCCTCCAACTCCGCATAGGTCAACCGCACACCCTCGAACACCACCGCCACCGCATCCGGCGTCCGCGCCACCTGCGCCGCGAACAACCCCGGCAACGTCGCATCCACCAACGGCTGAGCAGTGTCGTTCCACCCCTCCAGGAGCAGACGGCGCTCAGCCTCACCCACCAGATCCACCGCAGCAAGACGCGTTCCGGGAACGGCAGCCACCTCGTCCAACACCCGGACCAGCCAGTCACCCATCCGTCGCACGGTCTGCGCATCGAACAGGTCAGCCGCCGCCACCACGTAACCGCGCAGCCCCGCCGGCGCACCGGAGGCGTCGAAGACCTCACCGAGGTTCACGTCGAGGTCGAACTTCGCAGGCAGCGCCTCGGGAGCGGCCTGGAGCGGGCCGAGCCGCAGGCCGGGCAGCTCCAGCTCGGCCGAACCGACGTTCTGCACCGTGAGCATGACCTGGTGCAGCGGGTGCCTGGCCAGCGAGCGCACCGGCGCGAGCTCCTCCACCAGCCGGTCGAACGGCACGTCCTGGTGGCCGAAAGCACCGAGAGCGGCCCCGCGGACCCGCTCCAGCACCTCGGTGAACGTCGGATCGCCGGACAGGTCGGTCCGCACCACCAGCGTGTTGACGAAGAAGCCGACCAGGTCGTTGAGCGCCTCGTCGGTGCGCCCGGCGACCGGCGACCCGATCGGGATGTCCGTGCCCGCACCGATCCGGCTCAGGGTGACCGCCAACGCCGCCTGCAGCACCATGAACAGGGTCGCCCCCGTTCCCGAGCCAGCGCCGCCAGCCGCTGATGGGTCTCCGCAGAGACGGCCAGCTCCACACTTTCGCCGCGGTGCGAAGCCGTCGCCAAGCGCCGGCGGTCCACCGGCAGCTCCAACTCCTCCGGCACCCCGGCCAACGCCTCACGCCAGTACGCCACCTGCCCGGACAGCACACTGTCCGGATCGTCCTCACTCCCGAGCACTTCCCGCTGCCACAGCGTATAGTCGGCGTACTGCACCGGCAGCGGCTCCCACTCCGGTGCCCGCCCCGCGGCCCGCGCCGCATACGCCACCGAAAGATCCCGCGCCAGCGGAGCGTTCGACCACCCATCCGTCGCCACGTGATGCACCAACACCACCAGCACATGGTCCGCCTCGCCGAGCGCCAGCAGCGTCGCCCGAAGCGGAATCTCCGAGGTCAGGTCGAACGCATACCCGACCGCCTCCGCCACCGCCCCATCCAGCTCCTCCGGTGCCACCTCGACCACCGACACCTCGAAGCCGCACTCCTCCAGCGACAGCACCCGCTGGTACGGCTCACCATCCGCCACCGGCAGCACCGTGCGCAGCACCTCGTGCCGACCCACCACATCCCGCAACGCCTCATCGATGGCCCCGCGGTCCAACTCCCCGGTCAGCCGCAGTGCCATCGGAATGTTGTAGGTCGTGCTCGGACCCTCCAACTGCCCCAGGAACCACAACCGGCGCTGCGCGAACGACAGCGGCATCCGCTCCGAACGCGCCATCGGCACCAACGCAGTGCGGCCCTCGCCGGCCTCACCCAGCCAGGCCGCGACCGCGGCCGGCGTCGGACGCTCGAACAGCACCCGCAGCGGCAACTCCACACCCAGCATCGCACGCACCCGGCTCACCAACTGCGTCGCCAGCAGCGAGTGACCACCCAGCTCGAAGAAGTCGTCCTCCACCCCGACCCGCTCCAGCCCCAGGACCTGCGCGAACGCGTGGCACAGCAACTCCTCCTGCACCGTGGCCGGTGCCCGGCCGGTGCCGGCCAGGCCCGTGTAGTCCGGAGCGGGCAAGGCCTTGCGGTCAACCTTGCCGTTCACCGTCACCGGCAGCGCGTCCAAGACCACGACCGCGGAGGGCACCATGTGCTCCGGCAGACGCTCGCCGAGGTAACCGCGCACCGCCTCGGCGATCCCCACCGCCTCCTCGTCGTCGGGAACCACGTAGGCGACCAGGCGCTTGTCACCCGGCACGTCCTCACGCGCCATCACCGCCGCCTGCGCCACCTGCGGATGCCCGGCCACCACAGCCTCGATCTCACCCAACTCGATCCGGAAACCACGGACCTTCACCTGCTCATCCGCACGCCCCAGATACTCCAACCGCCCATCCGCCGTCCACCGCACCACATCACCCGAGCGATACATCCGCCCGCCACCCACCTCGAACGGCGACGCCACAAACCGCTCCGACGTCAACCCCGCCCGACCCAAATACCCCCGAGCCAACTGCGCACCCGCGATGTACAACTCACCCGCCACACCCACCGGCACCGGCTGCAGATGCCCATCCAGCACATACAGACGCGTGTTCGCGATCGGCCGACCGATCGACACCATGTCACCGATCTCGTCCCCAGCGGTCAGCTCGAAGACACAGCAACCCACCACCGTCTCCGTCGGCCCATACTCGTTCACCACCACCGAACCCGGAACCCGCGCCAACCACGCCCGCACATCAGCACCGTGCAGCGCCTCACCACCCACCACCAAACGACGCGTCGAACCCGCAGCCTGCTCGTCCGACACCAACTCCGCCAACAACGGCAGATGACCCGGCACCGCCTTCACCAACCCGAACCCACCCCGGCCACCCAGCAGTTCCGCCAGACCCTCCGCACCACCAGCCGCACTCGCCACCACCGCCGAACCCGACACCAACGGCACCACCACACTCGTCACCGTCAAGTCGAACGACAACGACGAATGCAACGGCGCACCACCACCCCCTCCATCCCATACGCCCCAACCGCCCACCGCACATAGTTCGCCAACCCGCCATGCGTGACCGCCACACCCTTCGGCCGGCCCGTCGACCCCGAGGTGTAGATCACATACGCCAACTGGCCTGCCAGCAAGTCCAGTTCAGGAGCAGTGGCCGGCTGCGCCGCCAAAGCCCCACCACCAACGGCTCATCCACCGCGATCGTACGAACCCCCCGCCCCACCGGCAGCTCGTCCAGCACCTCCTCCACACCCACCAGCACCGACGCACCACTGTCACGCAACATGAACGCCAACCGCTCCGCCGGATACTCAGGATCCAACGGCACATACGCCGCCCCCGCCTTCCACACACCCAAAATCGCGGCAACCATCTCCACACCACGCGGCAGACACAACCCCACCAACGACTCCGCACCCACACCCTGCAACCGCAGATAATGCGCCAACCGATTCGCCCGCACCTCCAACTCAGCGAACGACACCTCCACACCATCCGCCACCACCGCCACCACATCCGGCGACGCAGCCACCCGCGCCGCGAACAACGCCGGCACCAACCCGGCCCCGAACTCCACCCCAGTCCGGTTCCACTCCTCCACCACCAGACGACGCTCATCCGCGCCCATCACATCCACCGCCGACAACCGCGTCTGCGGCTCAGCGACAACCGTCTCCAGGACCTGGACCAAGCAACCCGCGAAGCGCTCCGTCGTCCCCGCATCGAACAGATCCGCAGCCGCGGTCAACTTCCCACGGATGCCTGCCGGCTTGCCCTGCGCACCGAAGACCTCACCAAGACTCAGTTCCAGGTCGAACTTCGACGCCAGCAGACCCTGTGACGACGCCAGAGCCGATGGCAGCGAGCCCGCCGCACCCACGCCGGACAGATCCAATGCCGCCGAAGCCGTGTTCTGCACCGTGAGCATGACCTGGAACAGCGGGTGCCGGGCCGCGGACCGGACCGGCGCCAGTTCCTCCACCACCCGCTCGAACGGCACATCCTGGTGCGCGAACGCGCCAAGTCCCGCTTCTCGAACCCGATCGAGCACCTGGGCCATCGTCGGGTCGCCGGACAGGTCCGTGCGCATCACCAACGTGTTCACGAAGAACCCGATCAGGTCTTCCAAGGCTTTCTCGGTGCGTCCGGCGATCGCCGCCCCGATCGGGATGTCGTTCCCTGCGCCCAAACGGTTGAGAGTGACCGCCAGCGCGGCCTGCACCACCATGAACAGAGTCACCCCCCGCCCCCTGGTCACCTTCACCAGACGCTCGTGCAGGCCGGCCGGCAGCTCGACTGCCACCGCATGGCCCTGACGACTGGCCACGGCGGGACGCGGCCGATCGGTCGGCAGCTCCAGTTCGGCCGGCGCCCCGGCCAGCGTCTTGCGCCAGTACTCCAGCTGCCGGGAGAGCACGCTGTCCGGATCCCGCTCATCACCGAGCAACTCCCGTTGCCACAGCGCATAGTCCGCGTACTGCACCGGCAGCGGCTCCCACTCCGGTGCCCGGCCCGCGGCCCGCGCCGCATACGCCACCGACACGTCCCGCGCCAACGGCGCCGTCGACCAGCCGTCCCCGGCGATGTGATGAATCACCACCACCAACACGGTGTCGTCGCCGTCCGAGGTGAAGAGCCAGGCCCGCATCGGGATCTCGACGGACAGATCGAACGCGTATGCGATGGCCCCGCTCACGGCGGCGTCCAGCGACTCCTGGGAGACCGCCTCGAGCGCCAGCTCGAACCCGCTGTCCTCGAGCTTGAGGACCCGCTGGTACGGCTCACCGTTCTCGGTCGGGAAGACCGTGCGCAGCACCTCGTGCCGCTGGATCACGTCCCGCAACGCCTCGGCGAGGGCCTCCCGATCCACATCTCCGGTCAGCCGCAGCGCCGTCGGGATGTTATAGGTCGCGCTCGGACCCTCCAACTGACCCAGGAACCACAGCCGACGCTGCGCAAACGACAACGGAATCATCAGTAGTCCTCCTGCTTACGCATCGGCCGCAGAGTGGGCCTAGCTTTGCTCTGGTTCTCGATCTGACTGGCGAGCCAGCCGGCGAGCCCCGCCGGCGTCCGCGCCTCGAACACCACCCGGATCGGCAGTTCGGCCTGCAGCGACTCCCGCACCTCACTGACCAGTCGGGTCGCCAGCAGCGAGTGACCACCCAGCTCGAAGAAGTCGTCCTCGACACCGACTCGCTCGAGTCCCAGGACCTCGGCGAACGCCTGGCACAGCAGCTCCTCCTGCACCGTCGCAGGCTCCCGGCCCGTACCGGCGGCGTACTCCAGTGCGGGCAGGGCTTTGCGGTCCACCTTGCCGTTCGCCGTCAGCGGCAGTTCCTCCAACGCCACCACCGCCGACGGAACCATGTACGCCGGCAGACTCCGAGCCAGGTAGGCCCGCAGGTCCGCCGGATCCAACTGCGCGCCGGCCAGAGGCACGACGTACCCGGCAAGCCGCTGCTCACCCGCACCGCTCCCGTTGACCGTCACCACCGCCTGGGCCACCAGCTCGTGACGCTCCAACGCAGCCTCGATCTCACCCAGTTCGATCCGGAAGCCACGCACCTTGACCTGCGTGTCGACCCGGCCCAGGCACTCCAGCGTCCCGTCCCCGCGCCAGCGGGCCAGATCGCCCGTGCGGTACATGCGCTCACCCACCGGGCCGAACGGGGCGGCAGTGAACCGCTCCGCGGAAAGCCCCGGCCGGCCCAGGTACCCCCGAGCCAACTGCGCACCCGCCAGATACAACTCGCCCACCGCACCCACCGGAACCGGCCGCAGCGCCGAATCCAGCACATAGGCACGCATGTTGGCGAACGGACGACCGATGGTCACCGGACCCTCGCCGACCTCGGCCGAGGTCGCCCAGACCGTGGCCTCCGTCGGACCGTACAGGTTCACCGCCCACACCCCGAGCTCCCGCACCCGGACCGCCAGCTCCTCAGGCAGCGCCTCGCCGCCGACCAGCATCCGCACCCCGCGCGGCCGCCAATCGGCCTCGCCGGCCAGCAGGGCCCGCCACAGCGACGGGACGGCCTGAACAGCGGTCGCCCCGCTGGTGCGGACCAGTTCCCGCAGCGCCACCGCGTCACGCACCGTCTCCCGCTCGGCAAGCACCACAGCCGCCCCGCACAGCAGCGGCAGGAACAGCTCCAGCGCCGCGATGTCGAAAGACACCGTGGTCACGGCCAGCAGGCGGTCGCCGACCCCCAGCGGGACCCGTTGCCCAGCCGCCCGCAGGTGATTCGCCAGCGCCTGGTGAGTGACCACGACTCCCTTGGGACGCCCGGTCGAACCCGACGTGTGGATCACATACACCGGATGGGCCGGCAGCAGCGGAGCGACCAAGTCGGTATCGGTCAGCCGCGACCCCGCCGAACCCGAGCGCTCGGCGCGCACCTCGGCGCTGTCCAGCACCAGCACCGGTCCGTCAACCGAGTCCGGCAGCACCGGTGCACACTGCTCCGTCGTCAGGACGCACACCGGTGCCGCGTCATCCAGCACATGGGCGATCCGCTCCACCGGATACTCCGGATCCACCGGCAGATACGCGCCACCCGCCTTCACCACGGCCAGCAACGCCACCACCAGATCGACGCCGCGCTCCATCAGCACCGCGACCACCGACTCAGGCCCCACACCGCGGCCGATCAGCAAACGCGCCAACCGGTTCGCCCGCGCATCCAACTCCGTGTACG
Protein-coding regions in this window:
- a CDS encoding AMP-binding protein translates to MGADERRLVVEEWNRTGVEFGAGLVPALFAARVAASPDVVAVVADGVEVSFAELEVRANRLAHYLRLQGVGAESLVGLCLPRGVEMVAAILGVWKAGAAYVPLDPEYPAERLAFMLRDSGASVLVGVEEVLDELPVGRGVRTIAVDEPLVVGLWRRSRPLLLNWTCWQASWRM
- a CDS encoding AMP-binding protein, whose translation is MIYTSGSTGRPKGVAVTHGGLANYVRWAVGAYGMEGVVVRRCIRRCRST